In Eucalyptus grandis isolate ANBG69807.140 chromosome 4, ASM1654582v1, whole genome shotgun sequence, the following proteins share a genomic window:
- the LOC120285943 gene encoding flavin-containing monooxygenase FMO GS-OX-like 3 isoform X1, which produces MGKLHVKAAVIGAGLAGLVAARELCREGHQVVVFERANDVGGTWLYDPRIESDPLGLDPGRNIVHASMHRSLRVNLPRQLMGFSDYQFLKKGCGDPRSFPGHEEVLRFLRGFMEDSGLIELIRFGHEVVRVERAVEGRRDQWAVEWRTCGGEEVAGVEVFEAVVVCNGKYTQPKIAEFPGRSTWQGEQLHSHNYRVPEPYKDKIVLIIGRGVSASEIAQDILPFAREVHQASRETNLEVVKLRKVPGVFQHPMIAWADEDGRLVFQDESSMYAYVIIHCTGYRYHFPFLKTEGLVNVDDNRVGPLYKHVFPPSLAPWLSFIGIPYLTFPAQLSELQSRWVAKVLSGELVLPSDEEMMSSVQEHYQHIEELGWPKRFTHRLEQGKFEYEKWLVDQLGLPSMEQRSEKMVLILSELFKFRQFADEHWRDNLDVEKLMQENQAKSLN; this is translated from the exons ATGGGGAAACTGCACGTGAAGGCGGCGGTGATCGGAGCCGGACTGGCGGGTCTTGTTGCAGCGAGGGAGCTCTGCCGCGAGGGGCACCAAGTGGTGGTTTTTGAGAGGGCCAACGATGTTGGAGGCACGTGGCTATACGACCCTCGGATCGAATCCGACCCGCTGGGGTTGGATCCAGGCCGCAATATTGTCCATGCCAGCATGCATCGGTCGCTCCGGGTGAACCTGCCGAGGCAACTAATGGGTTTCTCGGACTACCAGTTTCTCAAGAAGGGATGCGGGGACCCGAGGAGCTTCCCGGGTCACGAGGAGGTGCTCCGGTTCTTGCGTGGCTTCATGGAGGATTCCGGGCTGATCGAGCTGATTCGGTTCGGGCACGAAGTGGTTCGGGTCGAGCGAGCCGTCGAGGGGAGACGGGACCAGTGGGCTGTGGAGTGGCGGACGTGCGGAGGGGAGGAGGTGGCCGGTGTCGAGGTTTTTGAGGCTGTGGTGGTTTGTAACGGCAAGTACACCCAACCAAAGATTGCTGAATTTCCAG GGAGATCTACATGGCAAGGAGAACAGCTACACAGTCATAATTATCGAGTTCCTGAGCCATATAAGGATAAG ATTGTGTTAATAATAGGAAGAGGGGTTAGCGCAAGCGAAATAGCCCAGGACATCTTACCTTTTGCCAGAGAAGTTCATCAGGCCTCCAGAGAAACAAATCTCGAAGTTGTGAAATTAAGAAAAGTCCCCGGTGTCTTCCAACATCCCATG ATTGCATGGGCCGACGAAGATGGTAGATTAGTGTTCCAAGATGAATCGTCTAtgtatgcatatgtcatcatccATTGTACTGG ATATAGATACCATTTTCCATTTCTGAAGACCGAGGGACTCGTGAATGTGGATGACAACCGTGTGGGGCCTTTATATAAACATGTTTTCCCGCCAAGCCTAGCTCCTTGGCTCTCTTTCATTGGCATACCCTAtctg ACTTTTCCAGCACAACTTAGCGAGTTACAGTCGAGGTGGGTGGCCAAGGTTTTATCTGGAGAATTGGTGTTGCCAAGTGACGAAGAGATGATGTCTTCTGTTCAAGAACATTACCAGCACATTGAAGAGCTTGGATGGCCCAAGCGTTTCACTCACAGGCTTGAACAGGGAAAG TTTGAGTACGAGAAATGGCTTGTGGATCAATTGGGACTTCCATCCATGGAACAACGGAGTGAGAAGATGGTTCTCATTCTTTCCGAATTGTTCAAATTCCGGCAATTTGCTGATGAACATTGGCGGGACAACTTGGATGTTGAAAAGTTGATGCaagaaaatcaagcaaaatcATTGAATTGA
- the LOC120285943 gene encoding flavin-containing monooxygenase FMO GS-OX-like 3 isoform X2, with amino-acid sequence MGKLHVKAAVIGAGLAGLVAARELCREGHQVVVFERANDVGGTWLYDPRIESDPLGLDPGRNIVHASMHRSLRVNLPRQLMGFSDYQFLKKGCGDPRSFPGHEEVLRFLRGFMEDSGLIELIRFGHEVVRVERAVEGRRDQWAVEWRTCGGEEVAGVEVFEAVVVCNGKYTQPKIAEFPGRSTWQGEQLHSHNYRVPEPYKDKIVLIIGRGVSASEIAQDILPFAREVHQASRETNLEVVKLRKVPGVFQHPMIAWADEDGRLVFQDESSIYRYHFPFLKTEGLVNVDDNRVGPLYKHVFPPSLAPWLSFIGIPYLTFPAQLSELQSRWVAKVLSGELVLPSDEEMMSSVQEHYQHIEELGWPKRFTHRLEQGKFEYEKWLVDQLGLPSMEQRSEKMVLILSELFKFRQFADEHWRDNLDVEKLMQENQAKSLN; translated from the exons ATGGGGAAACTGCACGTGAAGGCGGCGGTGATCGGAGCCGGACTGGCGGGTCTTGTTGCAGCGAGGGAGCTCTGCCGCGAGGGGCACCAAGTGGTGGTTTTTGAGAGGGCCAACGATGTTGGAGGCACGTGGCTATACGACCCTCGGATCGAATCCGACCCGCTGGGGTTGGATCCAGGCCGCAATATTGTCCATGCCAGCATGCATCGGTCGCTCCGGGTGAACCTGCCGAGGCAACTAATGGGTTTCTCGGACTACCAGTTTCTCAAGAAGGGATGCGGGGACCCGAGGAGCTTCCCGGGTCACGAGGAGGTGCTCCGGTTCTTGCGTGGCTTCATGGAGGATTCCGGGCTGATCGAGCTGATTCGGTTCGGGCACGAAGTGGTTCGGGTCGAGCGAGCCGTCGAGGGGAGACGGGACCAGTGGGCTGTGGAGTGGCGGACGTGCGGAGGGGAGGAGGTGGCCGGTGTCGAGGTTTTTGAGGCTGTGGTGGTTTGTAACGGCAAGTACACCCAACCAAAGATTGCTGAATTTCCAG GGAGATCTACATGGCAAGGAGAACAGCTACACAGTCATAATTATCGAGTTCCTGAGCCATATAAGGATAAG ATTGTGTTAATAATAGGAAGAGGGGTTAGCGCAAGCGAAATAGCCCAGGACATCTTACCTTTTGCCAGAGAAGTTCATCAGGCCTCCAGAGAAACAAATCTCGAAGTTGTGAAATTAAGAAAAGTCCCCGGTGTCTTCCAACATCCCATG ATTGCATGGGCCGACGAAGATGGTAGATTAGTGTTCCAAGATGAATCGTCTAt ATATAGATACCATTTTCCATTTCTGAAGACCGAGGGACTCGTGAATGTGGATGACAACCGTGTGGGGCCTTTATATAAACATGTTTTCCCGCCAAGCCTAGCTCCTTGGCTCTCTTTCATTGGCATACCCTAtctg ACTTTTCCAGCACAACTTAGCGAGTTACAGTCGAGGTGGGTGGCCAAGGTTTTATCTGGAGAATTGGTGTTGCCAAGTGACGAAGAGATGATGTCTTCTGTTCAAGAACATTACCAGCACATTGAAGAGCTTGGATGGCCCAAGCGTTTCACTCACAGGCTTGAACAGGGAAAG TTTGAGTACGAGAAATGGCTTGTGGATCAATTGGGACTTCCATCCATGGAACAACGGAGTGAGAAGATGGTTCTCATTCTTTCCGAATTGTTCAAATTCCGGCAATTTGCTGATGAACATTGGCGGGACAACTTGGATGTTGAAAAGTTGATGCaagaaaatcaagcaaaatcATTGAATTGA